Proteins found in one Deltaproteobacteria bacterium genomic segment:
- a CDS encoding ABC transporter permease, with product MLRLSRLRDIIRIGIRQICRRRRRYLGPASAILLGTAGLIVVMTMRGDVREKANQNLDLLGGATILQVYYEDRPLQEPWTAKQRFFLWDAIWAIERVPGVNIVSAVAFKSEPASVVWGERQIRVPLVAVDHYFWQLQNFTPVDGGFFGKSAIDNGDRVCVIGAELARLIFDTETVAGRHLTIDGELYQISGVLDGFRVGPGTRYVFAPMTTALSRSPRMSLPVRLLVRCDNWDEVDSVAAAIPRALGEYMYTDGLRVDGFWGNLDRVKMVAFWLELFANVSAIATLVLGGIGIWNIQMAAVRTRTREIGVKKAVGAEDRDIWIQFLSESLFLCLASALVGIALGAASMEIISLLLKSRPPLDLFLRSVGWSLSFALVVGVVAGFYPALRAAKMEVASALRYE from the coding sequence ATGCTTCGCTTGTCAAGATTGCGGGATATCATCCGCATCGGCATTCGCCAAATATGTCGCCGTCGCAGGCGATACCTAGGACCGGCCTCCGCCATCCTGCTGGGCACCGCCGGCCTCATCGTGGTCATGACCATGAGGGGTGACGTAAGGGAAAAAGCCAACCAGAACCTGGACCTTCTAGGCGGCGCCACCATCCTGCAGGTGTACTATGAAGACAGACCGCTGCAGGAACCCTGGACCGCGAAACAGCGCTTTTTCTTGTGGGACGCGATATGGGCGATCGAACGCGTGCCCGGTGTGAACATTGTAAGCGCCGTCGCGTTCAAGTCCGAACCGGCGTCGGTTGTTTGGGGCGAGCGTCAAATTCGTGTTCCCCTTGTGGCCGTGGATCACTATTTCTGGCAACTGCAGAACTTCACACCGGTGGACGGCGGGTTCTTCGGGAAAAGCGCCATTGATAACGGTGACCGAGTGTGTGTGATCGGCGCGGAACTGGCTCGCTTGATCTTCGATACCGAAACCGTAGCCGGAAGACACTTGACGATCGACGGCGAGTTATATCAGATTTCCGGAGTACTGGACGGTTTTCGAGTTGGCCCTGGAACGCGCTATGTGTTCGCACCCATGACCACCGCACTGAGCCGATCGCCCCGCATGTCGCTTCCGGTCCGCCTCCTTGTGCGCTGTGATAACTGGGATGAAGTGGATTCCGTGGCCGCGGCGATACCCAGGGCCCTTGGAGAATACATGTACACGGACGGGCTTCGGGTGGATGGTTTTTGGGGAAACCTGGATCGCGTAAAGATGGTGGCTTTCTGGCTCGAGCTTTTTGCCAATGTGTCCGCCATTGCCACTCTTGTTCTTGGCGGAATCGGCATATGGAATATTCAAATGGCCGCCGTCCGCACCCGAACCAGAGAGATCGGAGTCAAGAAGGCCGTGGGTGCGGAGGATCGGGATATATGGATTCAGTTTCTGTCGGAATCCTTATTCCTGTGCCTGGCTTCGGCGCTCGTGGGAATCGCTTTAGGCGCGGCATCCATGGAAATCATCAGCCTTCTGTTGAAGAGCCGTCCGCCGCTGGACCTTTTCCTTCGAAGCGTGGGCTGGAGCCTGTCCTTTGCCTTGGTGGTAGGAGTGGTCGCGGGATTCTACCCGGCTCTTAGGGCCGCCAAGATGGAAGTGGCATCGGCATTGCGGTATGAATGA
- a CDS encoding ABC transporter ATP-binding protein, whose protein sequence is MNDLFERQEHETVLVDVAGLTKDFHTGVEAVRALRGVDLRVRQNEMVAVMGPSGSGKSTLLFILGLLLYPTTGSYRMMGRDMLSLTRSDQAGFRRRYLGFVFQGSDLVETCNVYENLELPLIYAEVPAHQRPSRISQALERVELLHRMHHPANLLSGGERQRVAVARALVNEPRLILADEPTGQLDQSNGRHVMDYLEQIAGDGKSAVIVVTHDPAITHRCHRICRLEDGVLYES, encoded by the coding sequence ATGAATGACCTTTTTGAAAGGCAAGAACACGAAACGGTGTTGGTCGATGTGGCGGGCTTGACCAAAGACTTTCACACGGGTGTGGAGGCGGTCAGGGCGCTTCGCGGAGTGGACCTGAGGGTCCGCCAGAATGAGATGGTGGCTGTCATGGGGCCTTCGGGAAGCGGCAAATCGACGCTGCTGTTCATATTGGGGCTTCTCCTGTACCCAACGACGGGTTCTTACAGAATGATGGGACGGGATATGCTGTCCCTGACCCGCTCCGACCAGGCCGGATTTCGGCGCAGGTACTTGGGCTTCGTCTTTCAGGGGTCCGATCTGGTGGAGACCTGTAATGTGTACGAAAATCTGGAGCTTCCGCTTATCTATGCGGAAGTGCCCGCCCACCAACGACCTTCGAGGATTTCTCAAGCGCTCGAGCGGGTCGAGCTGCTCCACCGCATGCATCATCCGGCCAACCTGCTCTCAGGCGGTGAACGCCAACGGGTCGCCGTTGCGCGAGCGCTTGTCAACGAACCCCGTCTGATCCTGGCGGACGAGCCCACCGGGCAGCTCGATCAGAGCAACGGCCGGCATGTTATGGATTACCTGGAGCAAATCGCCGGCGACGGGAAATCAGCGGTGATTGTCGTAACCCATGATCCCGCGATCACTCATCGCTGCCACCGGATCTGCCGACTCGAAGACGGAGTCTTGTATGAAAGCTAA
- a CDS encoding SDR family NAD(P)-dependent oxidoreductase, with protein sequence MFSDSRPVFGFVWRVREITESVQNMARRTGSHAVFDLSQSEPCAAASALNEIGAGDVKVSRDQLDAATFGAFLEEAHPQTVWIEYHPTLSDTDPESFITELRRLNRRYNCVPIIGDPRLLDRLTSGDWAPPVIALKGSEASGFAGNETTGILYSTARRLIDEHQRKIDLIVWGGVATPEAAAAFLTTGARGIVFESLHRLTDEVQANPAVHRRIANLRHDHIITVSMDPGVSLRVLDKGNSAAVKELRKRVAAILDEMPPDRRGRAFLDAVREHIRSALEDGEDPRALVTLGCEAAFARSFVDRFGRKSGEAIEAFIAETGRLCREAADFSDCFLDHPLAKRLGTVYPFLQGAMTWISDAPEFARTVAEAGGLPTLALGFRNRRKLGEDLGRIRSVLGAHPYAVNVVALPENPYLDEQLAWIQEHRPPFAVVGAGPPSIASMLCEKGIETFYIAPDEGLLVMALESGVRYVILEGNEAGGHVGAYSTLTLAQMALELKRRRPELFAGRYVLLAGGMFNRETAFRAAMLGADGIQLGTAYLATKEIVATGALDGLYQDRVLRSLPGDTVVSGESAGLGVRSLQTPKVDAIRALERAFLAGKESEESFRRRLESLAAGSLLIAARGIGGPDGNSLNEDVRLNEGQFMSGAVAGAINSAYTVDELHRDLAQGRLELVMPAFGPRASRRVPSRTRSVNRNERLAITGMAVVNSLGTSPDEVWQNAVSMKSGITEVPASRWDHSQYYDPDPRSPEKTYCKVGAFQHLTVDRRSLGIAPQDFRAMSNSTKLTLWLAHHAIDDSGIAGSDVPRERIGVLVSQNSGESASTLTDIVIRSAAGRIVSSLQEVISMTPQEVLAAERRIKRDLVRVDDSTLLGRLNSIAGGFICQKYGFMGPTYAVSAACATSLAALYSAVQMIRNGILDAAVVGGGEESLTQVHFLEFAAIGALAGVSGRQRPPEASSRPFDAGRDGMVLGEGGGMIVIEAESVAHARGAHIYGYISGVGGGNSSRGMVESLAESQQSVIGAAFRDATYGPDRVSLVDCHATGTIQGDIEEVKALKRFYDPLRSTALAAFKSQVGHTLGAAGIGSLIRSLKAMQYKIIPATLNYQAPEPAMELEQWGFRVPSEPEDWLHDPDRPRRAQINAFGFGGANYVVHLEECRNHSGTIAISLTAPMLSPQPVPETQPALPHVGGVSFFRAGINGDRYRVAVVSENDREARVMAEKHLTDPGGIPMGESRRGPAREGVYWGSESAAPLPLALVFPGQGSCYASMSLELYESIPVFRQWLDRIARGAEFDVLKLLFLADEATTLDTRWQQPALFAIETAMVQSFLSLGVCPRALAGHSVGELSALCAADVFSREDGIRIVRKRAELMDRVGRSIEDPGVMMAVDAPMRVLEEKISGNEQVFFTNFNSPNQVVVGGSTESVSELARELEKDGYRCTRLKVSMAFHSPALKTIRDEFKNFLSGIEFQAPRIPVISNTINTFFPDDSEEIRSILASQVERPVHWMQNIRKLWNDAGIRCFLEVGPGGALSDLIADTLDGAVCVETCRSDREVHTYRTALARLYASGNLQDGIRPDELNVSQERMLRSSAAAGKKDLSPGFGEGSEATDYLEQVIRIIMEATGYERREIEPDMDLREDLAIRSSRLPVIVDMAERRFGITVNLKDFVGVHTVRQVADRIEEVAVRVGSEPRVLDDTENPPLAPVRNLATRRPEEAVEIERGPIQRFVFEDAPLKRGSGRALEIGLGRAVVLLNASRTSVLAEELARVLAEKYQVRPVIMSCWGPSERGNAFDLRTTGGVESAGAFLAQTEGLTGLTLVLDGEASGIGDLHEVPAFLAGFFTTVESLLHSPHKAFCSLVHRKTDPRASSAVAAEGVLGLFLAARQEYSSVLFRSIETDRRTEAEDIVRLALDTGMDEVQVICRDRELFTPRPRAQDAALSEAPDFTLNRGDVVVVSGGGKGITAWLARALAPFGPRLLLLGRTRPDASIDYDALLAMEGPIESAVRTYLKERRPDAAKSGLDAELDEIMAGAEIRGTILDLRSRGMEVEYHCCDVTREESVSSVLEGAVRRYGRIDGIIHGAGILRDAFMEFMTREDFLRVMDVKLTGAWNLYNAAGSHGLRFMVGLSSIVAALGNIGQTNYCSANRAMGALLRALPGEAERVATKTLLLPPIDGAGMAGDAEIKALMKLRGMADAYVHVKELMELFCREMFAVSGGPSEVMWSRPLPKSISRGFHLNQTPPMEGLGLSSGGNAFPFEKFPLVDSVRRLDLEKGELETERNFNVDRDLWLEDHRPFEFVKHPLISGVMIVETLLEAAKLLYPYLHIHSLRNVEFRDMVECLPDTDCVTRTLVRRSRLEDGETVCDVSLMSQDISPSGRVTDHWYTRTRGEVVLGGGKDPAARRAIPWVKEEDLVHPPVHAGGIQDLYRNYTGLRGRYCVLEGVRGSGAGVIHGSTVYRKSRDVADFEETNYMYSPYLLEALQHLVAYYNFVARPEHALVGLPVGFEEMRFKRLCNSGERISISARMTSEDETGQRWEAWAVDEAEETVMWVRGLGLKWLSL encoded by the coding sequence GTGTTCAGCGATTCCAGACCCGTTTTCGGGTTCGTATGGCGTGTCCGAGAGATCACGGAATCCGTGCAAAACATGGCCCGTCGAACGGGCTCCCATGCCGTTTTCGATCTATCCCAATCCGAACCTTGTGCTGCGGCTTCGGCCCTGAATGAAATTGGAGCGGGAGACGTCAAAGTCTCCCGGGACCAGCTCGACGCGGCGACGTTTGGCGCTTTCCTCGAAGAAGCCCATCCCCAAACGGTGTGGATCGAGTACCATCCGACCCTTTCTGATACGGATCCCGAATCCTTCATAACCGAATTGCGGCGATTGAACAGGCGGTACAACTGCGTGCCGATCATTGGGGATCCGCGACTGCTGGACCGTCTGACGAGCGGAGATTGGGCGCCGCCCGTCATTGCTCTCAAAGGGTCGGAAGCCTCCGGTTTTGCCGGCAATGAAACCACGGGCATCCTTTACTCGACGGCAAGGCGATTGATCGACGAGCATCAACGCAAGATCGACCTGATCGTCTGGGGGGGCGTCGCTACTCCTGAGGCAGCGGCAGCCTTTTTGACCACCGGCGCCCGCGGTATCGTATTTGAAAGCCTTCACCGGCTGACGGACGAGGTGCAAGCGAACCCGGCGGTGCACAGGCGAATCGCGAACCTGCGGCACGATCATATCATAACGGTAAGCATGGATCCGGGTGTGAGCCTTCGCGTGCTGGACAAAGGCAACTCGGCGGCCGTGAAGGAACTCCGGAAGCGAGTGGCGGCTATCCTCGATGAGATGCCTCCGGATCGTCGCGGCCGCGCGTTCTTGGATGCCGTCAGGGAACACATCCGGTCCGCGCTGGAAGACGGTGAAGACCCTCGGGCACTCGTGACGCTGGGCTGCGAGGCCGCCTTTGCGCGTTCCTTCGTGGACCGGTTCGGCCGAAAGAGCGGTGAAGCCATCGAGGCCTTCATCGCCGAGACCGGCCGTCTATGCCGTGAGGCTGCCGACTTCAGTGATTGCTTCCTAGACCACCCGCTGGCGAAGCGACTTGGTACGGTTTACCCGTTTCTCCAGGGAGCTATGACCTGGATCAGCGACGCACCCGAGTTCGCCCGCACGGTTGCCGAGGCCGGCGGCCTCCCTACGTTGGCGTTGGGGTTTCGAAACCGGAGGAAGCTGGGAGAAGACCTGGGCCGCATCAGATCGGTGTTGGGCGCGCATCCCTATGCTGTGAACGTAGTGGCCCTGCCCGAGAATCCCTATCTCGATGAACAACTCGCCTGGATACAAGAACATCGTCCGCCGTTCGCCGTGGTCGGCGCCGGTCCGCCGTCTATCGCAAGCATGTTGTGCGAAAAAGGAATCGAGACGTTTTACATAGCTCCCGACGAAGGGCTGCTCGTCATGGCCCTCGAATCGGGTGTGCGATACGTGATCCTCGAGGGGAACGAGGCCGGTGGACACGTGGGCGCGTATTCCACATTGACGCTGGCGCAGATGGCCCTGGAACTGAAACGTCGCAGGCCGGAGCTTTTCGCGGGACGGTACGTCCTGCTGGCGGGCGGCATGTTCAACAGGGAGACGGCCTTCAGGGCCGCCATGTTGGGCGCCGACGGAATCCAGCTCGGTACGGCTTACCTGGCGACCAAGGAAATCGTGGCCACCGGCGCTTTAGATGGGCTCTATCAAGATCGGGTTCTCCGGTCCCTTCCGGGTGATACCGTGGTTTCAGGAGAAAGCGCGGGGCTGGGCGTCCGGTCGCTGCAAACCCCCAAAGTAGATGCGATCCGTGCATTGGAAAGAGCGTTCCTCGCCGGTAAGGAGAGCGAGGAATCCTTTCGGCGCCGACTGGAATCTCTGGCCGCCGGGAGTCTGCTGATCGCCGCTCGGGGGATCGGCGGTCCCGATGGAAACTCTCTAAATGAGGACGTCCGTCTCAACGAAGGGCAGTTCATGAGCGGCGCGGTGGCCGGAGCCATCAACAGCGCGTACACCGTGGATGAATTGCATCGCGATTTGGCGCAGGGACGTCTGGAACTGGTGATGCCGGCGTTCGGGCCGAGGGCTTCCCGACGGGTCCCCAGTCGAACTCGAAGCGTGAACCGCAACGAACGATTGGCGATCACGGGCATGGCCGTGGTGAACTCTCTGGGGACCTCTCCGGATGAAGTCTGGCAAAATGCCGTGTCCATGAAAAGCGGAATCACAGAGGTGCCGGCGTCCAGATGGGACCATAGCCAATACTACGACCCCGATCCTCGATCACCGGAAAAAACCTACTGCAAAGTGGGGGCCTTCCAACACCTGACCGTCGATCGCAGGAGCCTGGGCATAGCGCCTCAGGATTTTCGGGCCATGTCCAACTCGACCAAATTGACCTTATGGCTAGCCCATCATGCCATAGACGACTCGGGCATCGCGGGCTCGGATGTGCCGCGGGAACGAATCGGAGTGCTCGTCTCTCAGAATTCAGGAGAATCGGCCAGTACGTTGACGGACATCGTGATCCGCTCGGCGGCCGGCCGGATCGTGTCGAGCCTGCAAGAGGTCATCTCCATGACCCCGCAAGAGGTCCTGGCCGCCGAGCGTCGCATCAAGCGCGATCTTGTGCGGGTGGACGATTCTACGCTTCTCGGACGACTCAACAGCATCGCCGGAGGATTCATCTGCCAGAAGTACGGCTTCATGGGCCCCACGTACGCTGTTTCCGCGGCTTGCGCCACCAGTCTGGCAGCGCTGTACAGCGCCGTACAGATGATCCGAAACGGGATTCTGGACGCCGCGGTGGTGGGAGGCGGCGAAGAATCGCTGACGCAGGTGCATTTTCTCGAGTTCGCGGCCATAGGCGCGCTGGCGGGAGTTTCCGGCAGACAGCGCCCTCCGGAAGCGAGCAGCCGCCCCTTTGACGCCGGCCGGGACGGGATGGTGTTGGGAGAAGGCGGGGGCATGATCGTGATCGAGGCCGAATCCGTGGCCCATGCCCGCGGGGCGCACATTTACGGCTACATTTCCGGGGTGGGGGGCGGCAACAGCAGTCGGGGAATGGTGGAATCTCTGGCGGAAAGCCAGCAGTCGGTTATTGGCGCCGCTTTCAGGGACGCGACCTATGGACCGGATCGGGTGAGCCTGGTGGACTGCCATGCCACTGGAACCATCCAGGGGGACATCGAAGAGGTCAAGGCCCTGAAACGATTCTATGATCCACTCCGTTCCACCGCACTCGCGGCTTTCAAATCTCAGGTGGGGCATACGCTCGGCGCGGCGGGTATCGGCAGTCTGATCCGCAGCCTAAAAGCCATGCAATATAAGATCATTCCGGCAACCTTGAACTACCAGGCGCCGGAACCCGCCATGGAACTCGAACAATGGGGTTTCCGGGTGCCCTCGGAGCCGGAGGATTGGCTGCATGACCCGGACCGGCCGAGACGCGCTCAGATCAATGCGTTCGGTTTTGGAGGGGCCAACTACGTGGTCCACCTGGAGGAATGCCGGAACCACTCCGGAACTATAGCGATCTCGCTCACCGCGCCGATGTTGTCTCCTCAGCCGGTCCCGGAAACCCAACCAGCGCTCCCGCACGTGGGAGGGGTATCCTTTTTCCGCGCCGGTATCAACGGAGACCGGTACCGCGTGGCGGTGGTTTCGGAGAATGACCGCGAAGCTCGAGTCATGGCTGAAAAGCATCTTACGGATCCCGGGGGAATCCCGATGGGCGAATCCCGGCGCGGGCCGGCCCGGGAAGGCGTCTACTGGGGTTCGGAAAGTGCAGCGCCTTTGCCGTTGGCGCTCGTTTTTCCAGGGCAGGGTAGTTGCTATGCGAGTATGAGCCTGGAACTCTACGAGTCGATCCCCGTTTTCCGGCAATGGCTGGATCGCATCGCCCGGGGCGCCGAGTTCGATGTGCTGAAGCTACTTTTTCTCGCGGATGAGGCGACCACACTGGACACTCGGTGGCAGCAGCCGGCCCTGTTTGCCATTGAGACCGCAATGGTTCAATCGTTCCTGTCCCTTGGAGTATGTCCCCGGGCCCTGGCCGGGCACAGCGTGGGCGAGTTGAGCGCCCTGTGCGCGGCGGATGTCTTTTCCCGGGAGGACGGTATCCGCATTGTCCGCAAACGGGCCGAGCTGATGGATCGGGTAGGCCGTTCGATCGAAGACCCGGGCGTAATGATGGCGGTGGACGCCCCGATGCGCGTACTCGAGGAAAAGATCTCCGGCAACGAACAGGTATTCTTCACCAATTTCAATTCTCCCAACCAGGTGGTGGTGGGGGGAAGCACCGAATCCGTTTCCGAACTGGCGCGCGAGCTGGAAAAGGACGGCTATAGGTGCACCCGACTCAAAGTGAGCATGGCGTTTCACTCGCCCGCTCTGAAAACGATACGGGATGAATTCAAGAACTTCCTGTCCGGCATCGAGTTTCAGGCTCCCCGGATTCCGGTCATTTCGAATACGATCAACACCTTTTTCCCCGACGATTCAGAGGAGATCAGGAGCATTCTGGCGAGCCAGGTCGAGCGTCCCGTGCACTGGATGCAAAATATCAGAAAGCTCTGGAACGACGCCGGCATACGGTGTTTCCTCGAGGTAGGACCGGGAGGAGCGTTGAGTGATCTGATCGCGGACACATTGGACGGAGCCGTATGCGTTGAGACCTGCCGGTCGGATCGGGAAGTCCATACATACCGTACAGCCCTGGCCAGGCTCTATGCTTCAGGCAACCTGCAGGACGGGATCCGACCCGACGAGTTGAACGTGTCGCAGGAGAGGATGCTCCGATCTTCAGCCGCGGCGGGGAAAAAGGATTTGTCCCCAGGCTTCGGCGAAGGGTCCGAGGCGACCGATTACCTGGAACAGGTCATCCGGATCATCATGGAGGCCACCGGGTACGAGCGGCGCGAGATCGAGCCGGATATGGATCTCCGGGAGGATCTGGCCATCCGTTCCAGTCGTCTTCCGGTCATCGTGGACATGGCCGAACGCCGCTTCGGAATTACGGTTAACCTGAAAGACTTTGTGGGCGTTCACACGGTGCGGCAGGTGGCCGATCGCATCGAGGAGGTGGCCGTTCGAGTCGGCTCCGAGCCCCGAGTTCTCGATGACACCGAAAACCCCCCGTTGGCTCCTGTTCGAAACCTGGCAACGCGGCGCCCTGAGGAAGCGGTAGAAATCGAGCGCGGCCCGATTCAGCGATTCGTTTTCGAAGATGCGCCCCTGAAACGCGGTTCCGGTCGTGCTCTCGAAATCGGTTTGGGCCGTGCGGTAGTTCTGTTGAATGCAAGCCGAACATCGGTATTGGCGGAAGAACTCGCTCGCGTCCTAGCGGAAAAATATCAAGTCCGTCCGGTGATTATGAGCTGTTGGGGACCCTCCGAGCGTGGGAACGCCTTTGATTTGCGTACGACCGGAGGCGTTGAGAGCGCCGGCGCGTTTCTCGCGCAAACCGAAGGTCTTACCGGTCTGACGTTGGTTCTTGACGGGGAGGCATCTGGAATCGGGGACCTGCATGAAGTTCCGGCTTTCCTGGCCGGATTCTTCACTACGGTAGAAAGTCTGCTTCATTCCCCGCACAAGGCGTTCTGCTCTCTGGTGCATCGCAAGACGGATCCGAGGGCTTCCTCCGCGGTGGCCGCCGAGGGAGTGCTGGGCCTGTTTCTGGCGGCCCGTCAGGAATATAGTTCTGTTCTGTTCCGCAGCATAGAAACGGACAGGCGAACGGAGGCCGAGGACATCGTTCGACTGGCTTTGGACACCGGAATGGACGAAGTTCAAGTCATTTGCCGCGATCGGGAGTTGTTTACGCCGAGACCCCGGGCGCAGGACGCCGCCCTGTCCGAGGCGCCGGACTTCACATTGAACCGGGGCGACGTGGTCGTCGTCTCGGGCGGAGGTAAGGGGATCACGGCTTGGCTGGCGAGGGCCCTCGCCCCGTTCGGCCCCCGATTGCTGCTGTTGGGACGCACGCGGCCGGATGCTTCGATTGATTACGACGCCCTCCTTGCCATGGAGGGTCCTATAGAATCCGCGGTTCGAACCTACCTGAAGGAACGTCGGCCGGACGCGGCTAAGAGCGGACTCGATGCCGAGCTAGATGAAATCATGGCCGGTGCGGAAATCCGTGGAACGATCCTGGATCTGCGTTCCAGAGGGATGGAAGTCGAATACCATTGCTGCGATGTGACCCGGGAAGAGAGTGTGAGCAGCGTTCTGGAAGGTGCGGTGAGGCGGTACGGCAGAATTGACGGCATTATCCACGGCGCGGGGATCCTTCGGGATGCCTTCATGGAATTCATGACTCGGGAAGACTTCCTGCGGGTGATGGACGTTAAATTGACGGGCGCATGGAACCTGTACAATGCGGCCGGATCCCACGGGCTCCGGTTTATGGTGGGACTTTCATCCATTGTAGCCGCTTTGGGAAACATTGGACAAACCAATTACTGCTCCGCGAATCGCGCGATGGGAGCCTTGTTGAGAGCCCTACCGGGCGAGGCCGAGAGGGTAGCCACAAAGACGTTGCTGCTGCCTCCCATCGACGGTGCAGGCATGGCCGGAGACGCCGAGATCAAGGCCTTGATGAAATTGCGCGGCATGGCTGACGCATATGTGCACGTGAAAGAGCTGATGGAATTGTTTTGCAGGGAGATGTTCGCCGTGTCCGGCGGACCTTCCGAAGTGATGTGGTCCAGGCCTTTGCCTAAGTCGATTTCCCGCGGGTTCCATCTGAACCAGACCCCGCCGATGGAAGGACTCGGTTTGTCTTCGGGCGGCAACGCCTTTCCCTTCGAGAAGTTTCCACTGGTTGACAGCGTCCGGCGTCTGGACCTCGAGAAGGGCGAGCTGGAGACGGAGCGGAACTTCAACGTGGACCGGGACCTCTGGCTCGAGGATCACAGGCCGTTCGAATTCGTCAAACACCCGTTGATCTCCGGCGTCATGATCGTTGAAACGCTATTGGAGGCGGCCAAGCTTCTATACCCTTACCTGCACATTCACAGCCTTCGCAACGTGGAGTTCAGGGATATGGTCGAGTGCCTTCCCGACACGGACTGTGTGACGCGAACCCTGGTCCGCAGGTCGAGGCTCGAGGACGGAGAGACGGTCTGTGACGTCTCCCTGATGAGTCAGGATATCTCGCCTTCCGGAAGGGTTACGGATCATTGGTACACGAGAACCAGGGGGGAGGTCGTTCTGGGAGGCGGGAAAGACCCGGCTGCCCGGCGCGCCATACCTTGGGTAAAGGAAGAGGACCTCGTCCACCCGCCTGTACATGCCGGCGGGATTCAGGATTTGTATCGGAACTACACCGGGCTTCGGGGCCGGTATTGCGTACTCGAGGGGGTCCGTGGCTCCGGAGCGGGCGTTATCCACGGCAGCACGGTATATCGGAAAAGCCGGGATGTGGCTGATTTCGAAGAAACCAACTACATGTACTCGCCGTATCTGCTGGAAGCCCTGCAGCATCTGGTCGCCTATTATAATTTCGTTGCCCGGCCGGAACACGCCCTGGTAGGCTTGCCCGTGGGCTTTGAGGAGATGCGATTCAAAAGGCTCTGCAATTCGGGGGAAAGGATATCGATTTCCGCCCGTATGACATCGGAGGACGAAACCGGACAGCGCTGGGAAGCGTGGGCGGTGGACGAGGCTGAGGAGACCGTCATGTGGGTCAGGGGACTTGGATTGAAGTGGCTTTCTCTTTGA
- a CDS encoding efflux RND transporter periplasmic adaptor subunit: MKAKGRLFWVCLLVLSAVALGYFMYDMLPKEAAETKTNSRAMSLPLQEKPDYRRLVPRKARTADMVFIGKTVCSLRHSVALPVQGAITSLNVQAGQSVLKGDALAAYRPAPESRYQGLGAPDIKALELLLNGLNRQLTDLKNRVREPGERRNLPTSAVKQLDDTEKQLRILTDQVKLLVKRLDYEGSRDAPEPAETAITSPIDGHVLWVHPEIRPGVRWTAEDPIFVVGVMDPMLVRSHVYEEEALRLALEDRVTLQPESLNPKRLEARISRISWTPLSMDPVQPSYYEVEFTAANPNLMLREGMRVIIHLHKPLNPPSPGADEEETAKPPASS; this comes from the coding sequence ATGAAAGCTAAAGGCCGCCTGTTTTGGGTCTGTTTGCTCGTCCTGAGCGCCGTGGCGCTGGGTTACTTTATGTATGACATGCTTCCCAAAGAAGCGGCTGAGACGAAAACGAACAGCCGCGCCATGTCACTCCCCCTTCAGGAGAAACCGGATTATCGCAGGCTCGTGCCCCGGAAAGCCCGCACCGCGGATATGGTGTTTATCGGTAAGACCGTGTGTTCTCTAAGACATTCCGTGGCTCTGCCCGTGCAGGGAGCCATAACGTCGCTAAACGTTCAGGCCGGACAGTCCGTGCTGAAAGGAGACGCACTGGCTGCTTATCGGCCGGCGCCCGAATCCCGTTACCAAGGCTTAGGCGCCCCCGACATTAAGGCCTTGGAGTTGTTGCTGAATGGGCTGAATCGACAATTGACCGATTTGAAAAATCGGGTTCGGGAGCCGGGAGAACGAAGAAACCTACCCACTTCCGCGGTCAAGCAGTTGGATGATACCGAGAAACAGTTGCGTATACTGACCGACCAGGTGAAACTTCTCGTGAAGCGGTTGGATTACGAGGGTTCCCGTGATGCACCCGAACCCGCAGAGACCGCGATAACATCTCCCATTGACGGCCACGTGTTGTGGGTGCACCCGGAGATACGACCGGGAGTCCGATGGACGGCCGAGGATCCGATTTTCGTCGTTGGGGTTATGGATCCCATGCTGGTGCGATCACACGTGTACGAAGAGGAGGCACTCCGGTTGGCTTTGGAAGACCGGGTCACGTTGCAGCCCGAATCTCTCAATCCCAAGCGGCTTGAAGCTCGGATAAGCCGCATCTCATGGACGCCGTTATCCATGGATCCGGTGCAACCTTCCTACTATGAAGTGGAGTTTACCGCCGCCAATCCGAACCTGATGCTCCGGGAGGGCATGAGGGTGATCATTCATCTGCACAAGCCGCTGAATCCGCCGTCGCCGGGCGCGGACGAGGAGGAAACGGCCAAACCTCCTGCAAGTTCATGA